The following nucleotide sequence is from Gasterosteus aculeatus chromosome 5, fGasAcu3.hap1.1, whole genome shotgun sequence.
CCGTGACATCACCATCCAATGTGTGTACGCTGTTTGCCCTTTTCCTCGGAGTTCACACCTTCAAATTATAGCGCTGAGCTCTCTTATTGGAGCCGTCCAAGTTTGGGAAGATTTTCAAAAATCGTGCAAAAAGTGAATTATACATTTTCTGGTTGTTGACGGCGACCGTGTTTTAGCTGCTGATCTGACAGAGTAGGAAAGCTACACCTTTTAAAATGCACTTAAAGTCACATTCTGATGCGGACGACAACAAACAGGAGGTGTAACTTCTTAAACATTCTTTTCAATGCTCGCAGTCGGTCCAAAGACTCATTTGTGCGTTCATATagacagaagaaaaacagaagatgaAGAGACGATGAAGGGTTCGTTGATAGATCCAGAGTTAGGGGagtgtgtttggggaagggagGATGTGTGGATCGCGCAGCTTTGATCCTCGCTACCTGGTCCAGGGGTTTGACTTCCCTCACATCTGTATTCTTCCAGGTTGAGGGAGGATGGGAGACTTGGCTTGTGCTCGAGGAGCAACCTCAACTTCCTCCAGGACTTCCTAACAGGAACCTGCGAGAAACACCAGAAAGAGAAGCCTCCTCATGACGAACCGACACAGAGCTCAGCTGGCACACGGCCATCAGAAAAGATGCATTCTGGGGTACAGAACTACAGCAACTGGGGGTGTTTATCTGCTGGGTTTTTAATACCGAGACTACAGTGATATCTCGTGTGTCTCTCTTACCACTCGGCTCGCGCCCGAAccgcctccctcctcaccaGCCTCTTGTGGTCGTCCAGAGGCCGGGACAGAGCGCGCAGCACTCGGGCCCGAAAAGGCAACACCTGCAGAGACACGGAACGATACACCGACGGGTCACATCTCGTATTCTACGTCGTAGGAACAATCGGGCAGATCGCGTCGGGTTTTACCTCGTGCGCGGGGAAGCAGGAAATGGAATGGATGCAACGCAACGAGGCGATCCGCACGCTCTGAAATGAAATCGAGGAAATAATTGAGAGAGCTCCGAGGAATTCACATGTTCTTTCTTACATACAAGAGGGAGGACATTGATTTTTGCTGTAGTTCCGACGCATGACACCAAAAAGGACACAAAGAGCTCTCGCCCACCATGACGGCACTGGCGGTGAGGGCCAGCAGCCTGCCGACCAGAgcctccagctgctggatgagggccggggggggctcCATCAGGACGGGCTCCAGGCAGGACAGGGTGGACAGCTGGACGGCGTGGTCAGGACACAACAAGGCCTCCAGCAGAAGAGACAGCAGCTGGATCGACACGTTAAGAcgatatatataaatgtatttcgTGGCGCCATCTGAAAAAGAACCGTGGGAATTCTGCTCACCGCCGGCAGCTCGGTGAGTTGAACCTGCTTGGGCAGTTTGTTGACAATGTTGGACAGGGCCTTCAGGTAGTTGGGCTTCTTTTCTGTGAAGGGGACAGACGGGAAGGACATTGAGGAGAAGAAGtctaaaacctctttttttgttcacttttgGAGATTTGACATTATGTCGTTCAAATAATCTGCAAGCCTCTTTGTTTATCCACTGTATGTAATCTGGGTGGAATGTCCTCACATACACCTGACGGATATTAATCGACCTCAACCTCCTTGTCCAAAGAGGTTTATgctttggaatatttttttctcttgacGCTCAAAAGAAAAATTACAGAAAATGATTGCAGAACAAAGAGGTTTTTAAATATCTACATTTCATATAAACACATCAATACATCAATGACCAACAATAGAATTGAAGTATTGCTGAGACCTGCAGAATTTCTTTTATTCTGCTACATTTCCCTTTAAAAGATCATCAGCACACCGCAACAATCCTTTAAATCGCACCTTGCGGCGCAGCGTTGAAGCCCTGCACCAACTTGGCGGAGTTCTCGCTGAAGAAGCGCTGGCGGTACATGATGCGAACATCGGCGTGGCAACCGCGGTTGAGGATGTCGGCGGAGTCGCtcatcagcagcaggaaggcGTCTGCTGCCGCCGGACCCAGATCAGCGTCGTCGAGCAGCGAGAAGAGCTTCGAAAGAGTACACGGCCGATGATGAACTTGATTCACTGTGTTTGATAAAGCACACGGAATAGACGCTGCTGTCACCTTGTCGGTCAGCGTGGCGTACAGAGGGTGGTATCGGAGGAGGAGAGCCTTGGCCACCTGGAGACGAGAACAACTTGTCACATGACGTTTTTCTGTCAAGTGAGCAACTAGCTGGATGGATCAATAGAGAGCTGGCGGTAAAATAAGttcaatttaaaaaggaaaatgaaacacACTAAATGTCCTAGAAATGGGACCATTATGTATCCGGACAAAAATGAACTTTCTAGCAGAGAAGAGTAGAATAGAATATTCACCCAGATCATGAGGGTGAAGGCCTGAGTGCGCGCGGGGGAAGACGGGCAGTCCAGCTCACTACACACCCTCTTCATGGTCCTCTGAATTAGGCCGTCGAGAGACTCGCCTGAGGGGGAAAGAGAATCGTCACAGAGGCTTTAAGTTgtgtaaataaagataaaaaggGAGGCTTAAGAGCCGAAACTGACCAGCTGCTCGCTTGTTCGCCAGGCCAGCGAAGCACTTTGCAGCCGAGGTGTAGGACAGCGGGTGGCTGCAGGCGCAGCTCATCTCCTCCAGCTCGGTCATCAGCTCGTCCAACCGAGGCGCCTCCACCTGAATGACAAGCGCCACCGTCAGAATGCAGCCGCGTTCGTTCAAAAGGAGCAGAACCCGCGTTGCGCGAGCGCTTGAGACTCACGGTGCGAGGCAGCGAACACACACATCCTAAGAGCAGGCAGACCATCTGAGACTGGCTCCACGAGTCCCCCTGCTGCGTCTGGGAAAACATCACGGGTCAACGCTCACAGGGACAGAACCGAGTGCCGCCGAGATAATCAGGTATTCAGGTGATAATTGTGCAATGAAGCTGCATCGTTATGACTCTGCCCTCCGGGCTGGAGGTGCTTTTGTTTATCGGATTAGAATAAACGGCACAGAGAGGCACCGCAGAGCCGTGTGCGTACAAACCTTGAGCAGCTGCAGGTTGGAAGGGAACGAGTTGTCGGGTAAAAAGGAGACGTCGCCGTCCAGGAACAGCGACACGGCCCTCGCTGCCGTCTGTCCCGCCAGCCTGACGACACGGACATGGGCTTACAGTGCTTTGTAAAAACACACGCGAGACACCGAGGCCGGCTAAGTCCACTGGTGAAACCAGTCCTAACAATCTAAGCGATGTGCATGTGGCAATGACGGTGATATCAAactgttaaaaacatttaaagcaaGCAATCGTAATTGAAAAGCACAGAGAGTACGACCGTTCCTTTTACAAACACATATCCTGATGGTGCGCTTTTCAGAATAAGAGGCTTCCTGTGGAGATAAACCAACGTGTTGGAGGAGCGCGTGAGAGTTTGTACTGACGTGGGCTGCAGCCTGGAGCAGGAAGTGCTGATGACGGGGACCATGGCGGCCAGGACCACCTCCTCCAGGAGAGGACTACGCCGACCGGGCGATCCCCCCCCGCCTGAAACACACCGGATTGGATTTCAGCCCCAATAATTGACCAATTTATAATAAGAATAATGCATCTCATTTACATAGCGCTTTTCCTAATGCTCAAAGTCCCTttacagaacattttaaagtatCTTAAAAACTAAGCAATGAATCAATAAAGGAAAAGGTTCAAGGTGAGAGCGTTTGAGGGATGAGTGTTTTGCGGTGGAAGGTATTTTAGCGTGAGCTCGAGCTCACCCTGCAGTGCAGCCTGGAGTGCCAGAGACAGCAGGCGCGGGATGATGACGTCGTGGAAGCACCGTCCCGTCTCCTCGGTGTCCTGCACCCGCTCGGCTATTCTCCGGAGGCTACCGCACGccgccaccacctcctccacggaGAAGACAACGCCACCTGACAACACGGGAACACAACGTCACCCGGAGGCCTCATTTCCTCCGCCGGGGACAGCGAGGCAATGACGTCATCGGACAGAAATACCCGCGTGCGCTGAGCCGAGGACCTCCAGGAGGACAGGTGCGCTCTCCTGGACAACGCCGGGTTGAGTGGACACGGCGGCCAGAGCCGACAAACAGCGCTGGCGCACTGCATGATGGGAAAGCTTCTCAGAAGCCTCGCTGTTGTCTTTTTGATCCGTGGGCTCTGCAGCGAGGAGAGCGAGGGGCGAAACGGTACATTCAGGAAGAACGTAGGCACGGCAATGAATTATTTCATGATCAAAACATCATATTTTCAGTGTGTGGTCTTCGCTCACCAGAAAACAGCTCCTTCTTTAGTCTCGGGATCAGATTGGTGATGAAAGCCGCCGAGCGCAACTCCGCTAAGGCTCCGGCGCACTCGACCACAGCGAGACTGGAGCCACAAACGGCAAGAAAAGACCCATTTATGTACCCGATCTCAGAGATGTCGTTGTAGGGGCATGAGTTACGATAAGGTAAGGTAATAAGGTAAGAATCTTAATTTAACGACTCTTCGCTCTAGTTGGAGCCGGCTGTCACACAGGCGTTTATACTCATGAAGACTATGCAGCACATTTCAGTCATCAAATTCCATCAACGGTGAACagtcggctttccggaaaggcaagcacaagaattccAATACACAGGGCATGTGTAAATGACAACAAAAATCTTTGAAGTAAACACAGCTTGAAGTTAGAGGAGCCGAGCGTGTTCAACGGGAGCTGACCTCACTCGCTCATCCTCCTCTGTCAGCAGCAGTCGGGTCAGGTGATCCACAGCCAGCTCGATGTCAGAGTCCAACAGCAGATCTAAAGGAGGCGGGgagataaacaaaaacaaagcggtGAGTATGGAACTGACcactgggggtggggggggggggggcgatgcaaGCGCTTATCTCATCTCACCGCTGTGCCGCCCCAGCGAGGTGAGGACGGAGGCGGCGGTGATCTGAAGGCTGGAATTAGTCTCCGTCAGCGCTGAAAACACCACGGTGCACAGAGCGGGACGGAAGGCTGAAAACACGCTCTCTTCTAGAGATACGACAGAtggaacagaggaggagagttAACATCTGTCAGCAAATTCAATCTTGTCCTTGTATGTCAAGCCCGTCCGCTCGGCACCACGGTGACACAAACCAGAGGACAAATACAGATTCTATCACAGTCCACCCGCAACCACGAGCGCACATGCAGATTCAAATCTGAAACACGGGTGTTCTTTGTAGAATGTAAAAGTGTTCCGCATAATAAGTCGCCCCGGAGGAATAAAGCCATAAACAACACTTGCCGCTCTCGCAGGTTTTCACTGACTGAAGGAATCGCTGCACCACCTCGAGCAGAGTCCGTCTCTGGGAGCACtgcgcggagagagagagaaaccggCACGTTGGGCAGCTGGAGAAACGCTACTGACATCCTCCGCACATGACGTGGACATTTTGACCTCGGGGGTGAAGGACGGAGCAAGCTCCTGGGCGCCGGGTCGCCCCCGAGTTACCTGTGCTCTGCCGTTGTACTGCTCGATGAGGGCGGGCATCACGGCGTCGGCGACCGTGTGGCTCGCCCTGCTGGAGGCGGCGCAGGCGGCCTGCAGCAGCTTGGCGCTGGGCCACACCAGCTTCAGGTCCGGCTCGCACAGGTGATGTTTGCAGTCTGGAACGACGAAAAACAACCACTCATTGTTGTGCTGCCGTGTTAGTCACAAGAGAGGGGGGATTAAAAAcagatacaacaacaacaaataaaaaatgaaccagTAGAAGTCAAAGTCCAGTGTCGatatcataataataatcatggcTGGCTTCTCAAGAACTATAGATTTCACTAAAGTCGTGAAAGCTGTGACACCCGGTTTTCCTTAACTTGAATAAGCTGTAAACTGAGCGTGGACTGAGTGGAACGTTGGAACTCGCTCTGCGTTGACATGGTACAATCTCCTTTCCATCTACTAACCACAGTTAGCTCAACACTTCATACATCAAAACACCCTCAGTCGCTCTGCCTGCATCGGTTTTGCTTTTATTCCACCTCCAATCTCACGGCCGctttaacccttttttttttattggaaatGTGGAGTCGTTACATCCGTCGTACAAAATGCATTTACTGTGCAAATAAACGCGACGGCCACAACGTTTGACCTGTGAGAACCAGCTGCAGGAAGGTGCTGAGGGAGTCCTCGGAGTCAGAGTTGAGGACTGAGCGAGACAGGCAGGAAGTGAGTGCGGTGAGAGCGGCGAGGCCAGCCGCCTCGATCTTCTCGCTCGCTGTCTGGAACACCTGCGAGGAGACAACAAGCACTTTGAAGCGTTTCCTTTTCGCAAAGCGCTGTTTATCTCAACAGATTGGTCGCTTTAATTACAGCTTTTTGGGGGACCGTCAGCATCAGCACAGACTTTCTTTCTTGGCTCGCAGAGCGTGAGAAACAGCATGTGTTGCCTTCTACCCATAAAGCCGTGTGTTTTGGCTTCTAATCCATCACTTCTATTGTTCAAAGTGCAGAGTTTGACCAATAAAGTTGGTTCATGTGATCGCAGCTTTAGAGACGATTCCCGATTTTCATTCCGGACAATAAAGCCGTCTCTTTACAAAAGTATGTCACGATGTAGATGCACGTCAATTATATCCAATATTCATGTTTCGTTGTCTCAAACAAACCTCTCTCCGCAGTGAGGCCCACAGTCCCTCGAGGAACTCCGCCACGTCCTTATGTTCATATTTTGACACACCGGCGACCTGAGAAATGTCCAGTGTGGCAAGAAAAGAATCCCTGCATTAACTTTACAAACCCTCCTGGTCTGGGTGGCGGCTGCACCGTAGTCACTGTGTGGCTTATGAGGACGTCAACAGTGCATCTTCCATGTCTGCAAACCTCGGAAAGATGGTGGAGTTTCATAGAGCTTTTCTCACCAGAGTCTGCAGCGAGTCCAGCTTGGCACTCTGAACATCGGAGTCCAGCTTTTCAATGATCAGCGGTAACAGAAACTAGAGCGGtgaagtaacaaaaaaaaaatcaggaatGACATCATCCATAACTTCTCCGGTCCGGACCAGAGGAGAGATGTAAAATGCTCCTACCTCTGCAAACCGTGGCGTCCCAGTGAGGACGTCCCTCAGCATCTGGATGAGCTCCTCCCTGGTGACGCCGTGGGGGTCGTTGggaggctgaaggagaagggggggggggggggcagaagtgaTAAATGCATCTACACACGTTAAAGGGAGATGCCCTTATGCCCCACACAAAACTAAGCAGAGTAAACAGGGACTTACGGGGCTGAAGTCGATGGGGAAGTAGCAGGACGTCACTTCGAACAGCTCCTCTGTGAATTTACCTGAGATGGCGTACAGGAAATGAAGGGGATGCGGGATGAGACTCAATGGCACTGTGCACTGGATAGTAGCACGGGAGAtgctgaacgtgtgtgtgtgtgtgtgtgcgcgctcaccGAGATCATAACCTCGGAGGACGATGGTCCTGGCGATCTGGAAGGCCAGCAGCAGGTTGCGAGGGTCTCGCTCTCCGTCCATCGACTGGacaaaaccaaacacaaagtCTGCGCCCAAACCCTTGAGTTCTGTGGACAGGTGAGACGGGAACACAGCTGTGTTTTAGTTCTGGAAGACGGACTGACGGGTATTTTGGTTTCACTTCACTTTGGAGAAATGAACCCAATGTGTCTTTAACCTGGAAATGTGAGGAAGTTGTGAGGAGGCTACGACTGTGCTGAAGATTGCTTAGACCCAATCAGTGATACATTTTATTATAGACTGAGAAACACAACACGTTCATCTATGACCAGCAACCCGCCTCCCATGGAACCTGATCTGATCTTAACTTGTCCAGATGTGAACCCTTCAGAGGATTTATCCGCTGCCTTTAATCATTACGTTTACCTCTAGTACGGTGGAGAAACAGAAGTGAGGTCACATTGATCAAACATAAATACCGGCAGTTATTCTATTTGCTTTTTATACTGTATGTTGATGAGAAGATAGGGTCAAACTTGGGTCCGAGGTTAGCGATGACTAcgcatgaatgttttattactTTTGACACAGGCACTTTTATCAATGCGGGCCGCTATTCGCGCCTTTCCTCTGCAGAATACGTCTCGCTCAAACCGGGCGTCTCTTACCGGCTTCTCTGGTGGCCATGAGGTTGATGAGCATGTTGTAGACGCACGCTCTCTCGCCCAGCATCAACGACTGGGGGAAAATGAACAGCCCCCGTGAACACCCAGCATGTGACAAAAATGTAAGGGGGGAGGTGTTGGTGTTAGTCTCACCTGAACATGAACATCCTGGAACAAAGACCTCAGCATGGACACAGCTGAGCCAGGGGGCAACACTGTGCATTTGGTCTGGAGGGGGGGAAGCGCACACactcaaagacaaacacacactcaaggcAAAACCAAGTGCAAAAGTCTCACAATGATGCTCAATGTATCCAGGAGGCAAACGCTCACCAGCGCTCTGAGCCCCTGTAGAACCGGCGGCGTGATGACATAATGGTCCTTGAGGCGGTTCTCATAGAAGGCGAGGAGCACCTCCACTGGGGAGGACAGAGACACGCGGAGCAAA
It contains:
- the mms19 gene encoding MMS19 nucleotide excision repair protein homolog, whose translation is MRGLGASHRGAMAADSAVLLSLVEEFVSGLQDSKANDAATCVKDGQFTILELVEALGLSLTSSQPHTRARAVQLLSQVLHDCHGALTEREVEVLLAFYENRLKDHYVITPPVLQGLRALTKCTVLPPGSAVSMLRSLFQDVHVQSLMLGERACVYNMLINLMATREAELKGLGADFVFGFVQSMDGERDPRNLLLAFQIARTIVLRGYDLGKFTEELFEVTSCYFPIDFSPPPNDPHGVTREELIQMLRDVLTGTPRFAEFLLPLIIEKLDSDVQSAKLDSLQTLVAGVSKYEHKDVAEFLEGLWASLRREVFQTASEKIEAAGLAALTALTSCLSRSVLNSDSEDSLSTFLQLVLTDCKHHLCEPDLKLVWPSAKLLQAACAASSRASHTVADAVMPALIEQYNGRAQCSQRRTLLEVVQRFLQSVKTCESEESVFSAFRPALCTVVFSALTETNSSLQITAASVLTSLGRHSDLLLDSDIELAVDHLTRLLLTEEDERVSLAVVECAGALAELRSAAFITNLIPRLKKELFSEPTDQKDNSEASEKLSHHAVRQRCLSALAAVSTQPGVVQESAPVLLEVLGSAHAGGVVFSVEEVVAACGSLRRIAERVQDTEETGRCFHDVIIPRLLSLALQAALQGGGGSPGRRSPLLEEVVLAAMVPVISTSCSRLQPTLAGQTAARAVSLFLDGDVSFLPDNSFPSNLQLLKTQQGDSWSQSQMVCLLLGCVCSLPRTVEAPRLDELMTELEEMSCACSHPLSYTSAAKCFAGLANKRAAGESLDGLIQRTMKRVCSELDCPSSPARTQAFTLMIWVAKALLLRYHPLYATLTDKLFSLLDDADLGPAAADAFLLLMSDSADILNRGCHADVRIMYRQRFFSENSAKLVQGFNAAPQEKKPNYLKALSNIVNKLPKQVQLTELPALLSLLLEALLCPDHAVQLSTLSCLEPVLMEPPPALIQQLEALVGRLLALTASAVMSVRIASLRCIHSISCFPAHEVLPFRARVLRALSRPLDDHKRLVRREAVRARAEWFLLGSPGGS